DNA sequence from the Paenibacillus physcomitrellae genome:
AATGTACCATTCATAATCAGCCTGCAGATGCTCCATAAGCCGAATCATCATTGATGTGGATGACACGCCGTCTGCATCATAATCGCCGTATATTAAAATCCGCTCTCGGCCTTCCAGCGCCTGCCGAATCCGAGCCACAGCCTTCTCCATTCCGTGAAGACTGTAAGGATCATGTAATCCCTCTGTTCCGGCCGATAAAAAGGCCTCCGCTTTCTCTTTCGTGTCAAACCCGCGGGTAACAAGCAGGGAAGCCACCATTTCGGGAAGCTTCATTTCCGACGTCAGCTTGGCTACCGCCTGCTCATTGGGCTTAAGTGTGCTCCAGCGATAATGGGCATGCAGCAACTATACCACCTCCTGCTTTCTCTAGATCCACACCCCTCATTGCAGCAGTGTTTCGTCCTGATTCTTAATTTCGTAATTACTTTTATACGGATAACCAGGGTTGTACGGCATAACGTGTACCTCCGCTTCCTGGATATAGGCGAACCTCCTGAGCAGCAAAACCTTAGTTCTTCCGGCAATTTCAACCGCTTCATGCATCGAAATGTGCGGGTTGACACTAATCTGGACATAAACGGCCAGCTTGCCGCCTCGTTCAGCGATTTGAAGCTCATCAACCGTTATGACCCCATATACCCGCTGAATGGTGTCCATCATTTGCTGGGTATCGTATTTCGGTTCCGGCGCCGCGGACGCGTTTAAGACCGTCTCATACAGCATTCGGCCCACTTTCCAGAGCACCAGAACTCCCACAATAATCGCGGCAGCCGGATCAAATTCAAGAAGAACGTCATTATCAAGCAAATCGCCAGTCATGGCGCAAATAACTCCAATTAGAACGATTAAAGATGAAAGAATTGATAACCTATGCTCGGCCAGCAGCTTTTTCCTTTTCTCTCCCCAGCCTACTCGGCGAAGCTGATTCTGGAACAAGGCTTCATTAATGCCGATAGATACAATGGCAGCCATTCCGGCAGCGTAATGAGGGGCTGGAAGGATTGAGTCCATAAGCGTTTTTACGGAAACCGCAATCGCCTGAGCCGCTCCCCATACCAGGATCAGACTTAGCACAGCTATCATAAGCAGCCCGTTACCAGCTTGCTTACGGCTGGTTCGGCCGGTCTTGTCCACAGATTCCCCGGACAACTTACCCGGCAGCAGCCCTGTTAAAGCATAAATGGCATCTCCCGCAGAGAACAAAGCATCCGACAGCAATACTTTGCTGCCTCCCAACCATCCTACAGCTCCTTTAAATAAAGCGAGGGTAAGACGGTTAAGGGCTCCCGCCCAAGAAACTTCATCCATTTGAACAGTTTGCCGGTTTCTCATGCTAGTCCTCCTTGCAGATCCATCGAGAATTCATTTTTATCCATCTAAACGGGGAAAATGAGCCTTGAAAAGCTGAAAGCCGCGTCATGGGCGACGCGGCTTTGCTCTCTTTAATTATGGCTTAGTTAGTCGCTTTTGCCGGTTTTTTGCTTGTGTTTACATTTTTACCTTTAAGCAGGAACCACAGCGGGCTCGCGATAAAGATAGAGGAATAAGCACCAAACAGCAAACCGATGACCATCGCAAGCGAGAACATCCGAATGGCTTCGCTGCCGAAGATAAGCAGGGCCACAGAAGCTATAAATACGGTAAACACCGTGTTGATCGAACGCGTCATCGTTTGAGAGATACTTTTGTTTACCACGGCATGCAGATCCTGGCGAGTTTTCACTTTGGCAAAACGCATATTCTCACGAACCCGGTCAAAGATAACGACGGTATCGTTGATCGAATAACCCACAATCGTCAGCAGTGCTATGATAAACGTCAAGTTGACTTCCAGACGGAAGATCGAGAAGATCGCAATAACCATAAAGGCATCATGGAGCAAGGCTACAATAGCCGCAATGGCAAAACGCCATTCAAAGCGGATCGTCACATAAATGATGATCCCCAAGCTGGCCACAAGCACTGCAATCAGCGCGTTTCGTTCAAGCTCCTTGGCGATTTCCGTATCTACCGTATTGATTTCGGTGGAAGCGTCTTTGCCAAGCTTGCTTGTAACAGCCTCCTGCAGCTTGCTTTGATCGGCTTCCGACAGCACGTCCGAGAAACGGACGCTGCTCTGCTGGGAACCAGGCGTAATGACCATATCCCGCTGACCTAATCCGGCCTCGTTCATGACTTCTTGAATCTGGGCTTTGGACAACTGTTTCGCAGAGATATCCACGTTAGAACCCGAGCGGAAATCTACCCCGTAATTCAATTGAAACACGAGCAGGCTTATTATCCCTATTACAGTTACTAGGATAGAGAACGTGTAGAAATACTTACTGTATTTAATGAAATCCCAGTTCCATCTCGTCTTTTGGTTAGCTGTTGTCTTTTCGTTTGTATTTGTATTAGAGGGCACCAATTTCACTCTCCTTAACACCAAGCAAGCCCGGTTTCTTGATGACATTCCCCTTCACCAGAAGCACAAGCAGATAGCGGGAGAAGAAAATGTTCGTAATAATGCTCACCACGATGTCGATCATCAGGACGAGTGCAAAACTGCGAACGGAGCCTGTCCCCATCCAGTACATAACGGCTGCTGCAATAAAGGTTGTGACGTGAGCGTCCATAACCGTACGGAACGAAACTCTGTTCCCCGCTTTGACAGCAGACATAATGCTCTTGCCGCTTCTGAGTTCTTCCTTGATCCGTTCATCGGTAATGATGTTGGCGTCAACCGCCATCCCGATCCCGAGCACAAAGGCCGCGATCCCCGGAAGGGTAAGGGTTACTCCGGCAAAATGGAAGACCAGCAGCATCATCCAGACATACGAGATCAGCGTAAAGCTGGCGATTACACCAGGAAGATGGTAGATAATCATCATAAACAGAAGAATGACAACGGATGCAATTCCGCCTGCCAGCAGCGTTTGATGCAGAGACAATTTACCTAAAGTCGCGTCTACGACCTGGGAATATTTCTCTGTAAGCTTAAGCGGTAAAGCACCGAGATTAATCGTATCTCTAAGCTCTTGTGCTTCATCAAGCGTATAGGAACCTGTTATGACAGCTGTACCTTGATTCAGCTCCTGTTGAACTTCCGGAGCGGAGAGCAGCTGATCATCCAGGAAGATCGCAAGCTGTCTTTCCGCGGAACCCGGAGGATTAGCCGCAAGACGTTTGGTCACTTCAGCAAACTTCTCTTTGTTTTTCAATTTGATACTGATTTGCGGGCGATTCAATTGATCATAAGTGATACTTGCTCCATCTTCGGCGAAGTCACTGCCCACCAGTTCAATCTTGTTGTATTGGCTCGCTTCCTTCTCCGTACCGTCTTTACTCCGGAAAGTCAGCGATGCCGGTTCACTCAGCTTCTTGCGGACTTCCTCGTTGTTTGCTACTCCCGGTATTTTGAGCCGGATCCGGTCCGTTCCTTCCGTCGTAACTTCAGGTTCTGTCCCGCCAAGCACATTGGAACGTTTCTCAAGACTAAGTGCCGTTTGTGTCAGGGATTCCTTGGTCACTTTAGCTCCATTCTCCAAAGGTGTCGCTTGATACAAAATCTCAAGCCCGCCCTTCAAGTCAAGGCCAAGTTCCATCTTATTGATTAACCAAGGGCTTGTCCCGGCCATAACCCCAATGGTAATTACCACTACGGCTATGAATGTGACGATTCTTTTCATCCCGTTAATTGTTCCCCTTTCATTCTCAATATTCCTATTATAGCCATGCAGGAAAACGCCGTCAATTTGTGAGAAACAAGTTGAAGCATGTCAAATTATGGTCTCCTCAGGCAAAAAAAGAACCCCTGTTATTCAAAACGGGATCCACGATAGGCGGAAAGCGTCAAATAATTCATAAAGGTTGTTGCTTTTAAGGT
Encoded proteins:
- a CDS encoding cation diffusion facilitator family transporter, producing MRNRQTVQMDEVSWAGALNRLTLALFKGAVGWLGGSKVLLSDALFSAGDAIYALTGLLPGKLSGESVDKTGRTSRKQAGNGLLMIAVLSLILVWGAAQAIAVSVKTLMDSILPAPHYAAGMAAIVSIGINEALFQNQLRRVGWGEKRKKLLAEHRLSILSSLIVLIGVICAMTGDLLDNDVLLEFDPAAAIIVGVLVLWKVGRMLYETVLNASAAPEPKYDTQQMMDTIQRVYGVITVDELQIAERGGKLAVYVQISVNPHISMHEAVEIAGRTKVLLLRRFAYIQEAEVHVMPYNPGYPYKSNYEIKNQDETLLQ
- the secF gene encoding protein translocase subunit SecF — protein: MVPSNTNTNEKTTANQKTRWNWDFIKYSKYFYTFSILVTVIGIISLLVFQLNYGVDFRSGSNVDISAKQLSKAQIQEVMNEAGLGQRDMVITPGSQQSSVRFSDVLSEADQSKLQEAVTSKLGKDASTEINTVDTEIAKELERNALIAVLVASLGIIIYVTIRFEWRFAIAAIVALLHDAFMVIAIFSIFRLEVNLTFIIALLTIVGYSINDTVVIFDRVRENMRFAKVKTRQDLHAVVNKSISQTMTRSINTVFTVFIASVALLIFGSEAIRMFSLAMVIGLLFGAYSSIFIASPLWFLLKGKNVNTSKKPAKATN
- the secD gene encoding protein translocase subunit SecD, whose amino-acid sequence is MKRIVTFIAVVVITIGVMAGTSPWLINKMELGLDLKGGLEILYQATPLENGAKVTKESLTQTALSLEKRSNVLGGTEPEVTTEGTDRIRLKIPGVANNEEVRKKLSEPASLTFRSKDGTEKEASQYNKIELVGSDFAEDGASITYDQLNRPQISIKLKNKEKFAEVTKRLAANPPGSAERQLAIFLDDQLLSAPEVQQELNQGTAVITGSYTLDEAQELRDTINLGALPLKLTEKYSQVVDATLGKLSLHQTLLAGGIASVVILLFMMIIYHLPGVIASFTLISYVWMMLLVFHFAGVTLTLPGIAAFVLGIGMAVDANIITDERIKEELRSGKSIMSAVKAGNRVSFRTVMDAHVTTFIAAAVMYWMGTGSVRSFALVLMIDIVVSIITNIFFSRYLLVLLVKGNVIKKPGLLGVKESEIGAL